One Myotis daubentonii chromosome 12, mMyoDau2.1, whole genome shotgun sequence genomic region harbors:
- the LOC132213800 gene encoding cytochrome c oxidase subunit 6B1-like, translated as MAEDIKTKIKNYRTAPFDSRFPNQNQTRNCWQNYRDFHHCEQAMTAKGGDASKCEWYRHVYKSLCPISWVSAWDDRRAEGTFPGKI; from the coding sequence ATGGCAGAAGACATCAAGACCAAAATCAAGAACTACCGGACTGCTCCTTTTGACAGCCGCTTCCCCAACCAGAACCAGACCAGGAACTGCTGGCAGAACTACAGGGACTTCCACCACTGTGAGCAGGCAATGACTGCTAAAGGGGGTGATGCCTCCAAGTGTGAATGGTACCGGCATGTGTACAAGTCCCTGTGCCCCATATCCTGGGTTTCGGCCTGGGATGACCGCCGGGCAGAAGGCACGTTTCCTGGGAAGATCTGA